One part of the Nostoc sp. PCC 7120 = FACHB-418 genome encodes these proteins:
- a CDS encoding cation:proton antiporter, which produces MILDAIAISWQSVTNYSLASIFSTPLKDPVPVFLMILGIMLVAPLLFEKIRLPGIVGLILAGVVVGPNGLGLLARDNTIVLLGTVGLLFLMFMAGLETSLDDLKYNADKAVIFGLATFAIPMALGTGAMMAIGYTFLPAILVASCFASHTLLALPIASKLGIMRSQVLTATLGGTLITNILALLVLAVVVRAHQGNLTLSFWLFLIPALIIYTFLTLWGVPRIGRWFFQRFGHDEGAEFTFVLATLFVVSYGAELVQIEPIIGAFLAGVAITQLIPQLSPLMNRIQFIGNTLFVPFFLISVGMLVNPLILVQEPRSLVVSGVMVSVAIVAKFLPAWGSGKLFGMNFNNIMVMFGLSVAQAASTLAAITVAYNIKLVDQLTVNGTIAMILVTCIASPWVTAKWGRNLKPEADSIQTRQDGRIGDRVLVPVANPNTEDNLLQLAIILTKSASGTLLPLHILLEENNPISPDAKAKQSQLLSTAEMIAHAAVVNVTPIGRIDESIDKGIARVAEEKQASAIICGWKGYSTYEENLFGGVIDKIVQRSFIPVLVSRFPLPIEHTNRVFLAFTTQQAQVSTFGQSIELAKALATELKASLQLLQVVALRGEAIEIADTGLPADTPIQKVRGNFVRQVSRLLKTNDLLLLNGTVENKTQLFALFGNAPEAIARTHPKVAMIIAYFPQ; this is translated from the coding sequence ATGATATTAGATGCGATCGCTATTTCTTGGCAAAGTGTAACTAATTATTCATTAGCTTCCATATTTTCCACACCGCTTAAAGACCCTGTACCCGTTTTCTTGATGATTTTGGGGATTATGTTAGTTGCTCCCCTGTTATTTGAGAAGATTCGACTACCTGGGATTGTGGGATTAATTCTCGCAGGGGTAGTAGTCGGCCCTAATGGATTGGGATTATTAGCACGAGATAATACTATTGTGCTTTTAGGCACCGTGGGTTTACTATTCTTGATGTTTATGGCTGGGCTGGAAACTAGCCTGGATGATCTGAAATATAACGCAGATAAGGCAGTCATTTTTGGACTAGCTACCTTTGCAATCCCAATGGCGTTGGGAACTGGAGCCATGATGGCAATTGGCTATACTTTCTTGCCTGCAATTTTGGTAGCTTCTTGTTTCGCTTCTCATACTTTACTAGCCTTACCCATTGCCAGCAAATTGGGCATCATGCGTTCTCAAGTTTTGACGGCGACTCTCGGCGGTACGCTCATTACCAATATTTTGGCACTTCTGGTGTTAGCCGTGGTAGTCAGGGCGCATCAAGGGAATTTAACCCTCAGTTTTTGGTTATTCCTGATTCCGGCGTTAATTATTTACACCTTTCTCACTTTGTGGGGTGTGCCACGTATCGGACGCTGGTTTTTTCAAAGGTTTGGACATGATGAAGGGGCAGAGTTTACATTTGTTTTGGCTACCTTGTTTGTAGTTTCTTATGGGGCAGAATTAGTCCAAATTGAGCCAATTATTGGGGCTTTTTTGGCAGGAGTGGCAATTACTCAGTTGATCCCCCAACTTAGCCCGTTGATGAACCGGATTCAATTTATCGGTAATACGCTGTTTGTCCCTTTCTTCTTAATTTCTGTGGGGATGCTGGTTAATCCTTTGATTTTGGTGCAAGAACCGCGATCGCTGGTAGTATCTGGTGTAATGGTGTCTGTGGCTATTGTTGCCAAATTTCTTCCCGCTTGGGGTTCTGGCAAGTTATTTGGCATGAATTTTAACAACATCATGGTGATGTTTGGGTTATCAGTAGCGCAAGCCGCCTCGACTTTGGCAGCCATCACAGTGGCTTACAATATCAAGCTGGTAGACCAATTAACAGTCAATGGCACGATCGCCATGATTTTAGTTACCTGTATTGCTTCTCCTTGGGTAACAGCAAAATGGGGCAGAAATCTCAAACCAGAAGCCGATAGTATCCAAACGCGTCAAGATGGTAGGATAGGTGATCGCGTGTTAGTCCCAGTAGCTAACCCCAACACTGAAGATAATCTACTCCAGTTAGCAATTATCCTGACTAAATCTGCCTCTGGTACTTTGCTACCACTCCATATTTTACTAGAGGAAAATAACCCCATTTCTCCAGATGCTAAAGCCAAACAAAGCCAACTCCTATCCACAGCAGAAATGATTGCCCATGCGGCGGTTGTGAATGTTACCCCCATCGGCCGAATTGACGAATCTATTGACAAAGGTATTGCCCGTGTAGCTGAAGAAAAGCAAGCTAGTGCGATTATTTGCGGTTGGAAAGGCTACTCTACCTATGAGGAAAATTTATTTGGTGGTGTTATTGATAAGATTGTTCAGCGTAGTTTTATCCCCGTTTTAGTATCTCGCTTCCCCTTACCAATTGAACACACAAATCGAGTATTTTTAGCCTTTACCACCCAACAAGCCCAAGTCAGCACCTTTGGGCAAAGCATCGAATTAGCTAAAGCTTTAGCCACAGAATTGAAAGCCTCTCTCCAACTTTTACAAGTGGTAGCACTGCGAGGGGAAGCCATTGAAATAGCTGATACTGGATTACCAGCTGATACACCAATCCAGAAAGTAAGAGGTAACTTTGTCCGCCAAGTTTCTCGGTTACTCAAAACCAACGATTTACTACTGCTGAATGGGACTGTGGAAAACAAAACTCAACTATTTGCCCTATTTGGTAACGCACCAGAAGCGATCGCCCGCACTCATCCTAAAGTAGCCATGATTATCGCCTACTTTCCACAGTAG
- a CDS encoding MBL fold metallo-hydrolase, which yields MTNLELSGSQSYLNDESTANLSSLAGKFLVQFWGVRGLIPTPSSNTSRYGGNTACVEMQVAGKRLIFDGGTGLRILGKAWQHLQQPLEAHLFFTNSQSNRIQGFPFFAPAFIAGNCFHIYGGAASNGASIKQCLCDQMLQPHFPYPLQVMQSELQFYPLTPDSEVKLDDVTIRTALINQTQRSIGYRVTWQEYSVAYVTDLNMSAEQGEREQVLQIIQDVDLLIANATYTPPTSHDHESVDLLWQAAVEMAQKAGVRKLIISHHHPDDHDDFLDQVEKEVQSTFSDALLACEGLALPVF from the coding sequence ATGACAAATCTTGAGCTGTCAGGTTCCCAAAGCTACCTAAATGATGAGTCTACTGCTAACCTAAGTAGTCTCGCTGGTAAATTTCTCGTGCAGTTCTGGGGGGTTAGGGGATTAATTCCTACCCCAAGCAGTAATACTAGCCGTTATGGGGGTAATACTGCTTGTGTAGAAATGCAGGTGGCTGGTAAACGCCTAATTTTTGATGGTGGTACGGGTTTACGGATATTGGGTAAAGCTTGGCAGCACTTACAACAGCCGCTAGAAGCCCATTTATTTTTTACCAATTCTCAATCAAACCGCATCCAAGGGTTTCCTTTTTTTGCTCCTGCATTTATTGCCGGAAATTGCTTTCACATTTACGGTGGGGCTGCGTCTAACGGTGCTTCGATTAAACAATGTTTGTGTGATCAAATGCTCCAACCACACTTTCCTTATCCGTTACAGGTGATGCAGTCGGAGTTGCAGTTTTACCCTTTAACTCCTGATAGTGAAGTTAAGTTAGATGATGTCACCATTAGAACAGCATTAATCAATCAAACCCAGCGTTCAATTGGCTATCGTGTTACATGGCAAGAATATAGCGTCGCCTATGTCACGGATTTAAATATGAGTGCTGAACAAGGTGAAAGAGAACAAGTTTTGCAAATTATTCAAGATGTTGATTTGCTGATTGCTAACGCTACCTATACACCGCCAACATCTCACGACCATGAGTCAGTCGATTTACTCTGGCAAGCTGCCGTAGAAATGGCTCAGAAGGCAGGGGTACGAAAGTTAATTATCTCCCACCATCACCCAGATGATCATGATGATTTTCTTGATCAGGTGGAAAAGGAAGTTCAGTCTACCTTTTCTGACGCTTTACTAGCTTGTGAGGGTTTGGCGTTACCTGTTTTTTAA
- the panD gene encoding aspartate 1-decarboxylase, whose product MQRTLLLAKIHNCTLTGANINYVGSISIDQILLDKSGILPYEQVQVVNNANGQRFITYAIPAPAHSGIIELNGAAARLGIIGDRVIIMTYGQFTSEELKSYTPTVVIVDEKNRPLEVRRYDDLLSQV is encoded by the coding sequence ATGCAACGTACCCTCCTTTTGGCAAAAATTCATAATTGCACCCTCACTGGGGCAAACATCAATTATGTGGGTAGTATCAGCATCGATCAAATCTTATTAGATAAATCTGGCATCTTGCCTTATGAACAAGTGCAAGTAGTGAATAATGCCAATGGACAACGTTTCATTACTTATGCGATCCCGGCTCCAGCGCATTCGGGAATTATTGAACTAAATGGGGCTGCCGCCCGTCTAGGCATTATAGGCGATCGCGTGATTATAATGACTTACGGGCAGTTTACATCTGAGGAGTTAAAAAGTTACACTCCAACGGTAGTCATTGTAGATGAAAAAAACCGACCTTTAGAAGTGCGGCGCTACGATGACCTGCTCAGTCAGGTCTAA
- a CDS encoding inorganic diphosphatase: protein MDLSRIPAQPKPGVINILIEIAGGSQNKYEFDKDLEAFALDRVLYSSVKYPYDYGFVPNTLADDGDPLDGMVIIDEPTFPGCVIAARPIGFLEMIDGGDRDEKILAVPDKDPRYAHVKSLNDVAPHRLDEIAEFFRSYKNLEKKVTQILGWQDVDQVKALVDQSIKAYK, encoded by the coding sequence GTGGACTTATCCCGTATTCCAGCACAACCCAAACCAGGTGTCATCAATATTCTGATTGAAATTGCTGGTGGTAGTCAAAATAAATACGAATTTGATAAAGACCTGGAAGCCTTTGCTCTAGACCGAGTGTTGTATTCTTCGGTTAAGTATCCTTATGATTATGGTTTTGTCCCGAATACCTTAGCTGATGATGGCGATCCCCTGGATGGTATGGTAATTATTGATGAGCCAACCTTTCCTGGTTGTGTCATCGCGGCCAGACCAATTGGCTTTTTGGAAATGATTGATGGTGGCGATCGCGATGAGAAAATTTTAGCAGTACCTGACAAAGACCCCCGCTACGCTCACGTAAAATCTTTGAATGACGTAGCCCCACATCGCTTGGATGAAATAGCTGAGTTTTTCCGTAGTTACAAAAATTTAGAAAAAAAAGTAACTCAAATCCTCGGTTGGCAAGATGTTGATCAAGTGAAAGCTCTAGTTGACCAATCCATTAAAGCTTACAAGTAA
- a CDS encoding IS110 family transposase produces the protein MENISVWVGIDVSKATLDVYIRPIGKALKFANTELEIFNLVEQLKFYDLNLIVLEATGGLETELVIQLQAAMLPVALINPRQGRNFAKATGKLAKTDAIDAQILAHFGEAMKPQVLNIESQASRQLGELISRRRQLVEMQTAEKNRRSRARGKALADIEAHIEYLDERLKQLNQEIEQLTQNNQQWIEKVNLLKTTPGIGQVISTTLVSDLPELGQLTAKQISRLVGVAPINHDSGQHKGKRMINGGRAHVRATLYMGAVVAMRHNPVIKAFYERLVERGKSKKLALTACVHKMLVILNAMVRDNLPWRVTDNLQPIPNA, from the coding sequence ATGGAAAACATCTCTGTGTGGGTAGGCATTGACGTGAGCAAAGCGACCCTCGATGTTTATATCCGTCCCATCGGTAAAGCATTGAAGTTTGCTAATACAGAACTAGAAATATTTAATTTAGTTGAACAATTAAAATTTTATGATTTGAACCTCATCGTACTAGAAGCAACCGGAGGATTAGAAACAGAACTGGTCATTCAACTACAGGCAGCAATGCTACCAGTAGCATTAATCAATCCACGTCAAGGACGAAATTTTGCCAAAGCCACTGGTAAACTCGCCAAAACAGATGCTATCGATGCACAAATATTGGCACACTTTGGGGAAGCAATGAAACCTCAAGTGTTAAACATTGAGTCACAAGCATCTCGTCAATTAGGAGAATTAATTAGTCGTCGAAGACAATTAGTTGAGATGCAAACTGCTGAAAAAAATCGACGCTCACGCGCCCGTGGTAAAGCATTGGCAGATATTGAAGCACACATTGAATATCTTGACGAACGTCTCAAACAACTCAATCAAGAAATTGAGCAATTAACTCAAAACAATCAACAATGGATTGAAAAAGTTAATTTACTCAAAACTACTCCTGGTATTGGCCAAGTTATTTCGACAACTCTGGTTTCTGATTTGCCAGAACTCGGTCAACTCACTGCCAAACAAATTTCTCGCTTAGTTGGTGTTGCACCTATCAATCATGATAGTGGTCAACACAAAGGTAAGCGCATGATTAATGGCGGTCGCGCTCATGTTCGTGCCACTCTTTATATGGGTGCTGTTGTTGCTATGCGTCATAATCCGGTTATCAAGGCCTTTTATGAGCGTCTTGTCGAACGTGGTAAATCGAAAAAATTAGCTCTCACTGCTTGCGTTCATAAAATGTTAGTCATTTTAAATGCAATGGTTCGGGATAATTTACCTTGGCGTGTTACTGACAACTTACAACCCATTCCCAACGCTTAA
- the psbA gene encoding photosystem II q(b) protein, producing MTATLQQRKSANVWEQFCEWITSTNNRLYIGWFGVLMIPTLLAATTCFIIAFIAAPPVDIDGIREPVAGSLIYGNNIISGAVVPSSNAIGLHFYPIWEAASLDEWLYNGGPYQLVIFHFLTGVFCYLGREWELSYRLGMRPWICLAFSAPVAAATAVFLIYPIGQGSFSDGMPLGISGTFNFMIVFQAEHNILMHPFHMLGVAGVFGGSLFSAMHGSLVTSSLVRETTENESQNYGYKFGQEEETYNIVAAHGYFGRLIFQYASFNNSRQLHFFLAAWPVIGIWFTALGVSTMAFNLNGFNFNQSIIDSQGRVINTWADIINRANLGMEVMHERNAHNFPLDLAAGEVAPVAISAPAING from the coding sequence ATGACCGCAACCTTACAACAGCGCAAAAGCGCCAACGTATGGGAACAGTTCTGCGAGTGGATTACCAGCACCAACAACCGTCTATACATCGGTTGGTTCGGCGTACTAATGATCCCCACCTTGCTAGCTGCAACCACCTGCTTCATCATCGCCTTCATCGCTGCACCCCCAGTAGACATCGACGGCATCCGTGAACCAGTAGCAGGTTCCCTAATCTACGGAAACAACATCATCTCCGGTGCAGTTGTTCCATCCTCCAACGCCATCGGCTTGCACTTCTACCCAATTTGGGAAGCAGCATCCCTAGACGAGTGGTTGTACAACGGTGGCCCTTACCAATTGGTAATTTTCCACTTCCTAACTGGCGTATTCTGCTACTTAGGACGTGAATGGGAACTATCCTACCGCTTAGGAATGCGTCCTTGGATCTGCCTAGCATTCTCTGCACCAGTAGCAGCAGCAACCGCAGTATTCTTGATCTACCCAATCGGACAAGGTTCCTTCTCAGATGGTATGCCCTTGGGTATCTCCGGCACATTCAACTTCATGATCGTGTTCCAAGCAGAACACAACATCTTGATGCACCCCTTCCATATGTTGGGTGTAGCTGGTGTATTCGGTGGTTCCTTGTTCTCTGCAATGCACGGTTCCTTGGTAACCTCTTCCTTAGTTCGTGAAACAACCGAAAACGAATCACAAAACTACGGTTACAAATTCGGACAAGAAGAAGAAACCTACAACATCGTTGCTGCACACGGTTACTTCGGTCGCTTAATTTTCCAATACGCATCCTTCAACAACAGCCGTCAACTGCACTTCTTCCTAGCTGCATGGCCTGTAATCGGTATCTGGTTTACCGCGTTGGGTGTAAGCACAATGGCGTTCAACTTGAACGGTTTCAACTTCAACCAATCCATCATCGACTCACAAGGTCGTGTAATCAATACCTGGGCTGACATCATCAACCGCGCTAACTTGGGTATGGAAGTAATGCACGAGCGTAACGCTCACAACTTCCCTCTAGATTTGGCTGCTGGTGAAGTTGCTCCTGTTGCAATAAGCGCTCCTGCTATCAACGGTTAA
- the cofG gene encoding 7,8-didemethyl-8-hydroxy-5-deazariboflavin synthase subunit CofG, with product MTVAKSTCASVSTKPAVGKPTNGIATYSPAYTIVPTYECFNRCTYCNFRTDPGESSWMTLSAAEDIFQRLQNEQVCEILILSGEVHPHSPKRQAWFQRIYDLCKLALTSGFLPHTNAGPLSFAEMQELKSVNVSMGLMLEQLTPKLLETVHRHAPSKLPELRLQQLEWAGDLQIPFTTGLLLGIGEGIDDCWETLETISKLHQRYHHIQEVILQPHSPGNQQTFDAPAFNPHQLPEVIAKARQILPPDITIQIPPNLVQDEQWLVACVEAGARDLGGIGPKDEVNPDYPHLQAEELREILQPVGWELVPRLPVYPQFDGWLSKELQASVRRWRELVIYF from the coding sequence ATGACAGTTGCCAAATCTACTTGTGCCTCAGTATCCACAAAGCCTGCCGTAGGAAAGCCGACCAACGGTATCGCCACTTATAGTCCTGCATATACGATTGTTCCTACCTATGAGTGTTTCAATCGTTGTACCTACTGCAATTTTCGCACCGACCCAGGCGAAAGTTCGTGGATGACCCTATCAGCAGCAGAAGATATTTTCCAACGGCTGCAAAATGAGCAAGTCTGTGAAATTCTGATCCTTAGTGGAGAGGTACACCCCCATTCACCAAAGCGTCAGGCATGGTTCCAGAGAATCTATGATTTATGTAAACTAGCCTTAACATCGGGTTTTCTCCCACATACCAATGCCGGGCCTTTGAGTTTCGCAGAGATGCAGGAATTGAAAAGCGTCAATGTTTCAATGGGTTTGATGTTGGAACAGTTAACACCAAAATTATTAGAAACAGTCCATCGTCACGCACCAAGTAAGTTACCAGAACTCAGGTTGCAACAATTAGAGTGGGCGGGAGATTTGCAAATTCCCTTTACAACAGGTTTGCTGTTGGGAATTGGGGAAGGTATAGATGATTGCTGGGAGACATTGGAAACTATATCGAAGTTACATCAGCGTTACCATCATATTCAAGAAGTTATTTTACAACCCCACAGCCCAGGAAATCAGCAGACATTTGATGCACCTGCTTTTAATCCGCATCAGCTACCAGAAGTTATTGCCAAAGCACGGCAGATTTTACCGCCAGATATTACAATTCAAATTCCACCGAATTTAGTTCAAGATGAGCAATGGTTAGTGGCTTGTGTAGAAGCTGGTGCAAGAGATTTAGGGGGAATTGGGCCGAAAGATGAAGTGAATCCTGATTATCCTCATCTTCAGGCGGAGGAATTGAGAGAAATTTTACAGCCTGTGGGTTGGGAGTTAGTACCACGTTTGCCAGTATATCCACAGTTTGATGGTTGGTTGTCGAAGGAGTTGCAGGCAAGTGTGAGAAGGTGGAGGGAACTGGTAATTTATTTTTGA
- a CDS encoding metal ABC transporter permease, with amino-acid sequence MLEALIEPLQYGFMQRSLVIAILVGLLCAVVGSYLMVQRLALLGDAISHSVLPGLAIAFMVGANIFVGAFIAGVLSTIAIAWIRTRSPIKEDAAMGIVFSAFFALGITLITVVQKDNKIDLNHFLFGNILGVTVDEVRDTAIIAAIVLTVVILLYKELLFYTFDPLGAQAAGLPVNRLNFGLMLLIALTIVASMKAVGVILVLSLLITPGATAYLLVKRLHQVMILGAGIGVFSSISGMYLSYFYNLPSGPAIVLVVSGLFLLALLFSPKHGILIPTVYQK; translated from the coding sequence ATGTTAGAAGCTTTAATTGAACCGTTGCAATATGGCTTTATGCAGCGATCGCTTGTGATTGCTATTTTAGTGGGTTTGTTGTGTGCGGTTGTTGGTAGTTACTTGATGGTGCAAAGATTAGCGCTGTTGGGTGATGCTATCAGTCACTCAGTTTTGCCAGGACTAGCGATCGCTTTCATGGTAGGCGCTAACATATTTGTGGGAGCATTTATTGCTGGGGTTTTGAGTACGATAGCGATCGCTTGGATTAGGACGCGATCGCCCATCAAAGAAGATGCTGCAATGGGTATAGTATTTTCAGCATTCTTTGCCTTGGGTATTACATTGATTACCGTTGTTCAAAAAGATAATAAAATCGACCTCAATCACTTTCTCTTTGGTAATATCCTTGGCGTGACTGTTGATGAGGTGCGTGATACCGCCATCATCGCCGCTATTGTTTTAACGGTCGTAATTTTGTTATATAAAGAACTACTATTTTACACCTTCGATCCTTTAGGCGCTCAAGCCGCAGGCTTACCAGTAAATCGCTTAAACTTTGGTTTAATGCTACTGATTGCCTTAACAATTGTCGCCAGCATGAAAGCAGTAGGCGTAATCTTAGTACTATCACTGTTAATTACACCAGGTGCAACCGCTTACCTATTAGTGAAACGCCTACACCAAGTCATGATTTTAGGCGCAGGGATAGGCGTTTTTTCCAGCATTAGCGGTATGTATCTGAGTTACTTTTATAATTTACCTTCCGGCCCAGCGATCGTTTTAGTAGTTTCAGGACTATTCCTATTGGCATTGTTATTCAGCCCCAAACATGGGATTTTAATCCCCACCGTATATCAAAAATAA
- a CDS encoding metal ABC transporter ATP-binding protein, translating to MQIANFSLATNSMREPVDTSTATAAINISHLGVHYRTQEALRDVNCIVKPGRITGIFGPNGAGKSTLMKAMLGLVPVSSGRVLYQNKPLMQQLGKVAYVPQRSQIDWTYPATVWDVVMMGRVKKTGWLRSFSAVSRQVAKNALERVGMLDYCDRPIGQLSGGQQQRVFLARALAQQADIFCFDEPLVGIDQKTQAVIFEVFHELAAANKIVLVVNHDLGESISHFDDLVLLNRELIATGSRQQVLTEDNLHQAYGGKVIYFSDAA from the coding sequence ATGCAAATTGCGAACTTTTCCTTAGCAACTAATTCCATGCGGGAACCAGTGGATACCTCAACAGCAACAGCAGCAATTAATATCTCCCATCTAGGGGTACACTACCGTACACAAGAAGCCTTGCGGGATGTTAACTGTATTGTCAAACCGGGACGAATCACGGGAATATTTGGCCCTAACGGCGCTGGTAAAAGCACTCTTATGAAAGCAATGTTAGGCTTGGTTCCCGTTAGCAGTGGTAGGGTACTATACCAGAACAAACCCCTCATGCAGCAATTAGGGAAAGTTGCTTACGTTCCCCAACGTAGCCAAATTGACTGGACTTATCCCGCCACAGTTTGGGATGTGGTGATGATGGGAAGGGTAAAAAAGACAGGCTGGTTACGTAGTTTCTCGGCTGTGAGTCGCCAAGTTGCCAAGAATGCCTTAGAACGAGTGGGAATGTTGGATTATTGCGATCGCCCCATAGGACAATTATCCGGGGGACAACAACAACGGGTATTTTTAGCGAGGGCTTTAGCACAACAAGCAGACATATTCTGTTTTGATGAACCCTTGGTAGGTATCGATCAAAAAACCCAAGCAGTTATTTTTGAGGTTTTCCATGAACTAGCTGCGGCTAACAAAATTGTATTGGTAGTTAACCACGACTTAGGCGAATCTATCAGCCATTTCGATGATTTAGTCTTGCTTAACCGTGAATTAATCGCCACAGGTTCCCGTCAACAAGTACTCACAGAAGACAACCTGCACCAAGCTTACGGCGGTAAAGTCATCTACTTCTCTGATGCAGCTTAA
- a CDS encoding metal ABC transporter substrate-binding protein, with translation MNAITHSKARFCWQSVLVVFVGLLIGGCASVDSSRTPANADGKPQVVATSTIIADLAQEVGGEEIQLTGILKPGTDPHVYEPVPADSRVLEKADLILYNGYNLEPGLIKLMNAAGSKARKLAVGEVVKPLQLDKGKGEVVPDPHVWGSAENAVAMVNAIRDALIELSPKDREKYTQRASQLTDELKQLHSWINQQIQTIPPDKRKLITTHDAFQYYGRAYGLAIAGTLIGISTEEQPSAQTVKRLVDSIKNIGVPAIFAETTINPTLIKTVAEEAGIKLAPNQLYSDSIGAKGSNGDSYIKMMEANTRTIVEALGGKYTPFELKQ, from the coding sequence ATGAATGCAATCACTCACTCAAAAGCCAGATTTTGCTGGCAATCTGTATTAGTCGTATTTGTGGGACTTTTGATAGGTGGATGTGCCTCAGTCGACTCTAGCCGTACTCCTGCGAACGCAGATGGTAAGCCGCAAGTAGTAGCAACTAGTACCATCATTGCTGATTTAGCACAGGAAGTTGGGGGAGAAGAAATTCAATTAACTGGAATACTAAAGCCAGGGACAGATCCTCATGTTTACGAACCAGTACCAGCCGACAGCAGAGTTTTAGAAAAGGCTGACTTGATTCTGTATAACGGTTACAATTTAGAACCAGGGTTGATTAAGTTAATGAATGCTGCTGGTAGTAAAGCCAGAAAGTTAGCAGTGGGAGAAGTTGTCAAACCATTGCAGTTAGATAAAGGTAAAGGTGAAGTAGTGCCAGATCCTCACGTTTGGGGGAGTGCAGAAAATGCTGTGGCTATGGTTAATGCTATTCGAGATGCTTTAATTGAGTTATCCCCTAAAGATAGAGAAAAATATACTCAGAGGGCATCACAGCTTACAGATGAATTAAAACAGTTGCATAGCTGGATTAATCAGCAGATACAGACAATTCCGCCTGATAAACGCAAACTAATAACAACCCACGATGCTTTTCAATATTATGGACGAGCTTATGGGTTGGCGATCGCTGGGACTTTAATTGGCATTAGCACCGAAGAACAGCCAAGCGCCCAAACAGTTAAAAGATTGGTAGACTCGATTAAGAATATCGGTGTACCTGCAATTTTTGCCGAAACTACAATTAATCCCACTTTAATTAAAACTGTTGCCGAAGAAGCAGGGATAAAACTAGCACCAAATCAACTCTACTCTGATTCCATCGGTGCTAAAGGAAGTAATGGTGATTCCTATATCAAAATGATGGAAGCGAATACACGCACTATCGTAGAAGCCTTGGGTGGAAAATATACACCCTTTGAACTCAAGCAATAA